A genomic stretch from Candidatus Saganbacteria bacterium includes:
- the bioD gene encoding dethiobiotin synthase, translating to MKHVFVCGTDTGVGKTVVTGLLARSLLEQGYSVITQKWVQTGSKKPLDIEEHLRIMGIKKKDVKKVIGLMCPYIFKFPASPHLAARAEGKKADDRQIKQSFKKLAKMFDRVIVEGIGGALVPLNEKALMIDLVKKLEMPVVLVVPNRLGSINQALLTIEALKQRKIKILAVVFNDHFGKGQNKKVLNENVRMVQKISGVKCVRLKTNKRPMRDIAAII from the coding sequence ATGAAGCATGTCTTTGTCTGCGGCACCGATACGGGCGTGGGCAAGACGGTGGTTACCGGCCTCCTCGCAAGATCTCTATTAGAACAGGGATATTCTGTCATCACCCAGAAATGGGTCCAGACCGGGTCAAAGAAGCCTCTCGACATTGAAGAACATCTCAGGATAATGGGTATCAAGAAGAAAGACGTTAAGAAGGTCATCGGTCTGATGTGCCCGTATATTTTTAAGTTCCCCGCATCGCCGCATCTTGCGGCAAGGGCAGAAGGGAAGAAGGCAGACGATAGACAGATAAAACAGAGTTTTAAGAAGCTGGCAAAGATGTTCGATCGTGTGATAGTGGAAGGCATCGGCGGCGCTCTAGTGCCGTTGAACGAAAAAGCACTTATGATCGATCTTGTAAAGAAACTGGAAATGCCGGTTGTCCTGGTCGTTCCCAACAGGCTCGGTTCGATAAACCAGGCATTGCTTACGATCGAAGCTTTAAAACAGAGGAAGATAAAAATACTAGCGGTCGTATTTAACGATCATTTCGGAAAGGGCCAGAATAAGAAAGTCCTTAACGAGAATGTCCGGATGGTTCAGAAAATATCCGGGGTGAAATGTGTAAGACTAAAAACC